Genomic window (Litorilinea aerophila):
AGACGGTTAACCTGCTGGCCCGGGGCGCGCCCGACATTGGCGCCAACGGCCTGCTGCGCTTCTACCTGCTGCACGTCTTCTTCCTGCCGCTGCTGCTGATCCTCTTCTTCTTTGTGCACTACTACAAGGTCGTGCACTTTGGCATCAGCCTGCCGGCCCAGGAGGAAGAGGTGGGCCAGGATACGGCCAACAAAGTGCCGGCCGACCGCCGGGTCTACTTCCTGCCGGATGTGGCCATCGATGAGGCCAGCTTCCTCATTGGCTTCACGACCCTGATGGTGGTGATCACGGCCTTCTTCTTCCAGGCCCCCCTGGAATCCATCGCCAACCCCCAGGCCACGCCCCTGCACACGGTGGCACCCTGGTACTTCTACTGGCTCCAGGGGCTCTTGAAGATTGCGGATAAGACCATCGCCGGCGTCATCCTGCCGGGTGTGCTCCTGGTCCTCCTCATGGCCATCCCCTACCTGGACCCCAACCCCAGCCGCCGAGGCCGGGATCGCCGGGTGGCCATCATCAGCGGCATTGTGGCCGGCACCATCATGATCATCCTGAGCTGGATGGGCACCCCCCACTATGCCGTGCAGGCAGCCCCCGCGGTGGAGGTGGTCCAGGCGCTGATGCCCGAAGAAGGGGCTGGCCTGGTGCGGGAGATCGGTTACAAGCATCTGCCCGTGGGTACCTACGACACCCGGGAGGAATACGAGTTTGACGATCCCGAATTCGCCGAACTCTTCCACGCCTACAAGGAAGAGATCGCCCATTACGAAGAGGAAGATCCCGACTTCAACCACGCCTACGGGCTGTTGGTGATCACCCAGAAC
Coding sequences:
- a CDS encoding cytochrome b translates to MAVQPEVQKKGLVSTVLGLAEDTFTRITAGISPGEFRRMIRGEPPGRPNPRLKPHSETFLLHIKPTYYHESVTRFTHTFRLGLLSTYLFFVETITGIFLMIWYAPSPDRAYSDMIRLLSNVPFGQFMRDLHRLGAELMVAIVTLHMVRTYLTGSYKAPRQFTWFSGVVLLVITLFLSFSGYLLPWDQLAFWAVTIGTSMAEAVPPKIVGETVNLLARGAPDIGANGLLRFYLLHVFFLPLLLILFFFVHYYKVVHFGISLPAQEEEVGQDTANKVPADRRVYFLPDVAIDEASFLIGFTTLMVVITAFFFQAPLESIANPQATPLHTVAPWYFYWLQGLLKIADKTIAGVILPGVLLVLLMAIPYLDPNPSRRGRDRRVAIISGIVAGTIMIILSWMGTPHYAVQAAPAVEVVQALMPEEGAGLVREIGYKHLPVGTYDTREEYEFDDPEFAELFHAYKEEIAHYEEEDPDFNHAYGLLVITQNQPSLKKIHWEIHWVTADGQEDVFNRDFFLHENSMYWEQYGLRDFSYIFQSENGE